In Myxocyprinus asiaticus isolate MX2 ecotype Aquarium Trade chromosome 16, UBuf_Myxa_2, whole genome shotgun sequence, a single window of DNA contains:
- the LOC127454485 gene encoding TGF-beta receptor type-2-like, with product MDKITFLMEQCRLSLFCWGTVFITTVLMDRRGVDGMFPIPIPQLCKFCDVEASTCNGTDTCKSNCSITSICAHSDEICVAIWRKNDDNNTIETLCHNPSEPLYGIMVENYNKTKCEMKKRMSNSGPFHICSCNAEECNDILMFTLPVGTDPTNNQAVLVILVSLLPLLVLAVLVIASFYWYRIYRRRKLEWETKKPSKCKGPLDCSDACAIMMDDDRSDSSSTHANNLNHNTEPLPIELDLQVGKGRFAEVYKAKLRQSPSEQFETVAVKIFPYEEYASWKNEKDIFSDINLKHENILHFLTSEERKVEKQYWLITAYHPRGNLQEYLTRHLISWEDLRLLGASLARGVAHLHSDHTPCGRPKVPIVHRDLKSSNILVKNDITCCLCDFGLGLRLDNSLSVDDLANSGQVGTARYMAPEVLESRINLENIESFKQTDVYSMALVLWEITSRCNAIGEVKDYEPPFGSKVREHPCVESMKDNVLRDRGRPEIPNSWMKHQGVAMVCATINECWDHDPEARLTAQCVAERFNEIEDDLDKLSTCSSSEEKIPEDCSVSVSDDK from the exons ATGGGATGTTTCCTATTCCGATTCCTCAGCTATGTAAGTTCTGTGACGTGGAGGCGTCAACCTGTAATGGCACTGACACCTGTAAAAGCAACTGCAGCATCACATCCATCTGTGCCCACAGTGATGAGATCTGCGTGGCTATCTG GAGGAAGAACGATGACAACAACACGATTGAGACATTGTGTCACAACCCCTCCGAGCCCCTCTATGGCATCATGGTAGAGAACTACAACAAAACAAAGTGTGAGATGAAGAAGAGGATGTCAAACAGCGGCCCCTTCCACATCTGCTCCTGCAATGCTGAGGAGTGCAATGACATCTTGATGTTCACTCTCC ctgtaggTACAGACCCCACAAATAACCAGGCGGTGTTGGTTATCCTGGTCAGTTTACTGCCCCTGCTCGTTCTGGCTGTGCTGGTCATCGCCTCTTTCTACTGGTATCGTATCTACCGTCGACGCAAACTTGAGTGGGAGACCAAGAAGCCATCCAAATGCAAAGGCCCTCTTGACTGCAGTGATGCTTGTGCCATTATGATGGACGACGACCGCTCTGACAGCAGCTCCACGCATGCCAATAACCTCAACCACAACACAGAACCTCTGCCCATCGAGCTGGACCTTCAAGTGGGCAAGGGCCGCTTTGCAGAGGTCTACAAAGCCAAACTTAGGCAGAGTCCCTCAGAGCAGTTTGAAACAGTCGCTGTAAAGATCTTCCCCTACGAAGAGTATGCATCCTGGAAGAACGAAAAGGACATCTTCTCTGACATCAATCTGAAGCACGAGAACATTCTGCACTTCTTAACGTCCGAAGAGAGGAAGGTGGAGAAACAGTATTGGCTGATCACCGCCTATCACCCGCGTGGTAACCTGCAGGAGTACCTCACACGCcacctaatcagctgggaggacCTGAGGTTGCTCGGGGCCTCGCTGGCACGTGGTGTGGCTCATTTGCATAGTGACCACACCCCTTGCGGGAGGCCCAAAGTGCCCATTGTCCACCGAGATCTGAAGAGCTCCAACATCCTGGTGAAGAATGACATCACCTGCTGCCTTTGTGACTTTGGGCTTGGCCTCCGTCTGGACAACTCTCTCTCAGTGGACGACTTGGCCAACAGTGGACAG GTTGGTACAGCCAGGTACATGGCTCCAGAAGTGCTGGAATCAAGGATCAACCTGGAAAACATTGAGTCCTTCAAGCAAACTGATGTCTATTCCATGGCCCTGGTACTTTGGGAGATAACCTCCAGGTGTAACGCCATCGGAG AGGTGAAGGATTATGAACCTCCATTTGGATCTAAAGTTCGAGAGCACCCCTGTGTGGAGAGCATGAAGGACAACGTGCTGAGAGACAGGGGACGGCCGGAGATCCCAAACAGCTGGATGAAGCAccag GGTGTGGCCATGGTTTGCGCCACCATCAACGAATGCTGGGACCATGACCCAGAGGCCCGGCTCACGGCGCAGTGTGTGGCCGAGCGTTTCAACGAAATTGAGGATGACCTAGATAAGTTGTCAACCTGTAGCAGCTCTGAAGAGAAGATCCCAGAAGATTGCTCTGTGAGCGTAAGCGATGACAAATGA